A segment of the Lycium ferocissimum isolate CSIRO_LF1 chromosome 10, AGI_CSIRO_Lferr_CH_V1, whole genome shotgun sequence genome:
GATAACCTTAAAAGGCCAATCTGCTTTCATTAACTTCTGAGTTATTTTGATTTCCTCATTTGGGAGAAATGATTTTTTAGCCCTCTACAaactttttttagttttattcaCCTTTTACAAGAGATcatcattttctacacataAGACCATTTTGtcctattcaaattgtaagagcgTAAGAGATCtcatttcctcatttttttttttaggtgaaAGGAAGTGGTTCCAAGCAGGAGGTATTCGCTCAGATCGATGGTGCATTGACACAGCTTCTAGATCAAAAGCAAGGAAAGTTGGAAACAGTGACAGCATAGGGGAACACAAGATATCTGCATGTAAAGACTGAGGATTATCTAAGGTGAAGAAAAGAGTCTAAATCATAGGGATGCATTTTGAATTTATCATGAATGTATTGTTTATTGCCATCTCACTTATATTAATATATGCTGAAATATTCTTGTATAGACGAGAATAAGTAATTCTTTTGGTGGCAGCATCTAATTGTATATTCATGGTTTAACTTTTTTGGTTTTTGACTTTTGTATAATTGGAGGTTGGTACAAAACTTCATTGTTTTAACTATAGATTCTGTGTCTAAGTTTATTGTGTTCTTCTGTCATCCAATCAATGTGAAAACTAAAATCACATTGATTTTGTACACATAGGCACAGAGTCCATTTTTCAAATGAATTATGGGTTAGGGCTGttaatttctttaaaaactatATCTCTCTGTGTCTTAAAAGATTGtgtactttttccttttcttttctccatttgTTGACTTTTGGTCCTTATAGTGTATGCGTGTATCTCATTTTTGATTATATGGCGTATATCTCATTTTTGATTATATGGCGTGTATCTCATTTTGATTAAATGGTACtttctttaacattattttttgtcaaatactTGGACCTCTCAGGGTTAGTCTAATTTAGTAATATCAGCCTTATATCTTTAAACATTTagcaaaataaaagaaaaattgtaTTGCGTGCCTAGTTGTGTGACTCTTTTTGTCTCACAAAAAAGTTGTCCAAAAAAGAGTCGAAAGTATAGGGTTTTACAGCAAAAGGATGTGGGGTATTATAACAAAACAGTCATCCTTATACAATAGTAAAATATTTGCCCGTAAACAATGACATATTAACAATTGTCTAGCTGATTTGAACATTATAAATTTGAGTTTTAATTTTATCACAGTCctgtgattttatgagtttgaaaattattatttgtATTTGTTTAATAGATTCTTTCAGCACATATGCAGAGTTGGAGCAAAAAATTGTATGCAGAGTTGGAGCAAAAAATTACTGGAATCGGATAAATCTATGAGTTCTTAATTAGCTCCGTTCCCGCTGTTTAATGTATCGTATTGAATTGTAAGGCATTattatatattgttttgatgaaacAATGTTTGAATAGATTGTATCGTTTCCCGTCGTTACACAATGCCACACATCAACGATCTGAAAAATAaacttataatattatatagAAAAGTAGTACATAGGGTAgagattatatataaaaaaaggtaAGAGTAAATGATAGAACAAGATTATTAATAAGCAAAGtcaaaatgagaagaaaatttaatacaacGACGCGATCACATCAAATCGTTGAGACTTTCATCGTTATACAACGATGAGGTATGATAATACttaaataacaatcaaaacaaacattgtatttaagataataaaatgatataatACAATATGTAACAACCATCGAAACAACAAGATGAAAAAACTCTTTGCGTTGAGAGTTATCAAATAATTGAATTTGCCATTATAGCGGCTTGACTTGGCAAAGGCCAttcttttcacaaaaaaaaaaaaaaaaaaaaaaaaaagagcaagagaAGAAGGTGACCTTACTATCTGCCTTTGTCATAGCAAGTTGACCTTTTCTTCACTAATACTTTTCAATTATTTGGAACCAAATTACATGCTCTTTTAAGCTCTAGAAAATTGTATTAGAAAATTTCTCAAGTACACACTAGTGCTTAGACCTTCAATGACaagtaaaatagaaaataattgaATAGGCTATTTCAAGATTCTATAAGGCTGGTTCAAGCAGACAAAAGTAGAAAAGATAGGTCAATTGGAAGATTGTTGAATTCTATGCACATTTTCTCTACTATGGGACCTAATCACTCCACAAAACCAAAAAAGAGACCAAACTATAGTTGGTAAACTCTATTTTATTTGTCTTTCAATGTTTCCCTCTTTGACTATAGCTATTAATTGCCAACTCCGTCtttgaaattataaaaaaatgaatagaaAAATTCAAATGGAAGGAAAATTTGAATTAACCAGCTCTGTCATCCACATTTCTTAAGTCACTTTGTGGTAGTTATTAATTTAATTCCatatactttctaatttttGCAGGCATTATTTGTACTCCCTCTATATTGAAATGTTTGATTTTTCTGTACTTCCCTGGATTCAAAGTAATGTAAACTTTGACTAGTATCTAAAATGTACTGTTTTACCATTTTGATTGAGGAAAATTACAACACATGTTTTAAGTGTAATTCTCAATATCAAAATTTCAGGTTAAAACATAAATTAATCTAATGCAGTTTAGTTTAAAGAATTGGTGAGATTGATTCACGATACGCGAAAAGTGGCACAAATAAAAGCTTAGTAGAGTAAACAAcaataaatttagaaaagaAATGGTCTCCTACGTATCAGAAAATGGTTAAATACAActaggaaaacaagaaaaaatgagGGAAAATTTTGTaattacaatattatacacAAGCCAATGATGACTATGTGGATGAATCAGTGTTGGacctagaaaaatttggagtgGCCAAACATGCTTGCAAGGCTCTTTCTAGGCTATTTACAATTTCTGTCATTTTTGGTCTATCTCTACCTTCTAATGCAGTACAATCAGCTGCAAGATAACCTACATATGACACTGCCTCAATCTCAAATGGTGTTGGTGGAGGTACTCTACGATCCAACACCCTATGAATCTCATCTTGTACTATGTATGGCACAACAAAATCAACCACATTTCTTGGTACACCATTCTCGTTCTTGTGAATTGCCTTGTACCCTGACAACAACTCTAGCATCATTACTCCGAAACTGTACACATCACTTTTCGTCGTCAATTGTTGCAGTCTGTAGTACTCGGGGTCCATGTAACCGACCGTACCCGCTGCACGCAAAGAAAGGTGTGTTTCATCTTCTTGTGGGCCCATTAGGGATAGTCCGAAGTCGGACACCTTGGTGTTCAAACTGGTGTCTAGCAATACGTTGGACGACTTGATGTCTCGGTGGATGACAGCTGGCACAGCGTACTCGTGGAGGTACTCGACCCCACGGGCCGCGTCCAATGCCACCTTGATTCGAGCAGTCCATGACGTTAGTGGTGAGGTTTCAAGCCTGTGGAGATGGTCATGGAGAGTGCCATTATTCATGTACTCAAAAATCAAGACACGTTCATTGCTATCTTCACAATAGCCTAATAGCCTAACAAGGTTTTTGTGATTGAGGCGAGATAAGAACTCTAACTCATTGAGGAATGCACTATCCTTGTCCTCTTGTCTATACTTTGTGCCACCAGCATAGGAAGATGATGCTGATGCTTCTGCCCTTTTTATGGCTACTTCGCGTCCGTCTTCTAACGTAGCACGATAAACAGAACCGAAACTTCCAGTCCCAACTTTGTGCTCATCCGAGAAATTATTCGTCGCTTGAAGCAACACTTGCAAGGAAAATTCTTCTAAGTGACCCCCATTTCCCATACTAAACAGTTGACTTAGTCTTTTTTCCAAGACTGGTGTCTGATGAGGACCCAATTGATCTTGAACTTGAGATGTCTGGATGCCTTGCTGGGGCGGTGTCCCCACCCCAGACTCATCAAGGCGGCCAGAGTCATGTACCCTGCATCCTCTAATCTTGCAATACTTGAGAAACAAGATAATAAGGACACTCAAAATCATTAAGGACCCAACACAACCTACCACTAGAAAGGCCACATTTCTCCTATTCCATAGATCACTTCTTCCAGTCGACTGAGATGGCGACGGAGGTGGTGAAGGACCCGACCCGTTAACAATTGGGGAACAATGTGAACATATCATTAGTCCTTGATCACAAAACCTAGCATAGTTAGGTAAAGGTGAACAAGGACATGTGTTACGTATACATGGTCCCGGAACTACTTCTACACCATTAAACACTGCTGGATTTGAATTGAAAATATCATTGCCCCAACAGAACAAGGAAAAATTTGATGTCAAAATGCCACAGAAAACATCCTGTTTCGCCACCAATCTTTCAAAAGACGTGTCACTCAAAGATGAAGGGAGACTAAAACCATTTTCTCCCCAACAAAAAACTGACCCATTACTCCTCAAAGCACAACTCCTGTTATCACCTAAAGCAAGTGATTTGAATTGGCCAACAGGTTTTTCTCCTACTATATTTCCCCAACAAGACAAGCTACCATTTTTGGAAATGGCACAAACATGTTGAGAACCAGCTGCAATTTCTGTATAATTCCCTGAGGGAATAGCATTAGCATCAGTGACATTTATGAAGCTACCTAGACATTGTATTTGACCAAATGGCTTCAAACCACAAACAAAATCTTGTCCAACAGCAAGATTTGAAGTGATGTTGCTATTgtttgatgaattaaattcatgcCACTGCCAACATTGAAGATTACTGGTTCCGTTAACAATTCCACAAATGTGGGAATTCCCAGAATCAAGATTTGTCAACAATGGACCAACATAAATCCTTTTGTAAGTCAAGTTTGTACCATTGTTTGAGAATCTCCAACACACCATAATTGAAGTCTCAGATGAAGTCAAACCACAAAGGAAACCATTTCCACCAACAATACCAGTGAAGGAAATGGAAGGATTTAAAGGGATTTGAATTCCCTGAGGAAAGCTAGTACAATTGAGAGATGATTCCTGAGGAGATGATGAGTTGGAAATCAATGCACAAACCAGTGTTTGGTTAGATGTTTTTGAAATGGCAATGGTTGAAAGACAAGAAATGAGTGGAAAACAGAGGGACATGaaaaaaactaaagaaaagaaaaggtgagTTTTTTGGGCCATAGAAATGGTGATGCTTTCATGGTGTTttagagaaaggaaagaaggagtTTGTGAAAGATTTGAATAATGTTGTGGGCTTTAAGGATGTATTATGTATGGGGCTGGGAAGAAGAATCAAAGTAGTAAAAGCAAACGCGGCTTAGAAATGGCATATAGTGAGGACTGAGGACCAAAGACCAAGTCCCTCCAtaggaaatttggaaaataaatgGGAAAAGGGCCCGCGTGATAGTGTTACAATTACAATAATAGTTTGatttagcttttaaaaattCAACAACAAAGGTTCTGGTGGAGTGACAAGTACTCCTTCATCCTTAATCAAATTTCTCGAATTCGAGTCTCCCTAGGACGGATTCGCCTTTGTTAGGGAGCAGTTTTGCCCCCCAATTTGGGAGTCCCCGGCACGAATTCAAATTTAGTAAGACTTCAATGTGGATACCGGACTGGACGAGGAAGCTAAAATAactttcaaaattcaatttgtTATTTAATGTTATCACTAAAAAATTTACATTGCCAATCTATATAACCTAGGAGTCATTTGGTTTGAGAGATAAGGGATTACGATCCGAAATTAAATTCAAGATTAATTTATTCACGTTTGATTGGATTTTTGATTTCAAGATTAACAATTTCAGTATAAGTTATACCACAATTGTGGTATTATTTTTATCCCACTTTAAGGGTGGGATAATAATCACATAATACTAGAACAAAATGGCACATTTGCCCTTTCCCAAAGCTTTTCTCCCGAACTTTTTAAACAAATATAAGGTTAAAATTGGAAATATGAGTATCTCAAAATCTCTACTTTAAACTCAACACATGCTTTGTATTATACCCTGCACATCTCATTTTTAGCCAATAAACCAAACATCTATCAATAATCTCGTCAGTATTAGTTCTGACATTACAATCACATCATTATTAATCTTGAGATAATTTGTTCCCCAACCAACCCCCAAATCCACACTTGAATTAGAATGGAGCTTTTACCACTCgaattcaattctttcttattttatcAAAGGGAGGGAGAGTAATAACCTCTGCCTCAAGGTTAAAAATAGAAATCAGTTAGGAAAAATTGGTCAATATAGCTTACTTTTCTTCTTTACTTTTCCAAGCATATAATTTTCAGTTGAGTTGACAGTGTCCTATATATTTGGTCTCTATTTGGTCCTGACTACACCTTGAATTGCAACATTATCCTCACTATATTAATTGCTACTATTCCTCAATTGCTGTTATGTAGTCCTTTATCGTTGAAAAATAATTAGTGTACTACCAGAAAGTTTattttgttgatgatgttgttgctTTTTTGTTATGTGGGATGATGGACCAGGGTAGATTCTGCTCCTCTTAATTATATTCTTTCCATTGAAAGGATAAATTTTGCAAAGCAATCTCTAATTCTGGTATGTATGTTTGTTGATATTTGGatgtaaaatttgcaaaataaaaCTAACGATACTAAACTAACGACTACCAAAATTTGTGGGAAAACTGATTTGCATACATACCAATATTAGAGAGGTGCTTTtaaatatatatcatttttaaaCTATGGTTAAGATACTTAATGGTTAAGATACTTTTCAAATTAAGTTAATTTAGGCCTTTAAAAATTACATAGGCCAAGTGTCACTCATCTAAGCATGTACTTGAGAAAATTGAGTAAGAATATAATGGAGCAGAACTTATCACACACTTGTTTGTACCActtaaaatgaataaatatatataagcttttatctttattatcatgcacctaaaaaatatttttcaaggaCAAGTAGTTGTTAAAAATTTACTTGCATTTGATGTGTATACTATGTTAATGCAGGTAAGTGATGTGTCTCTTTTATAATTGCATCTGTTACTTAACCATAATCATGTGACATGATTATAGTATATATTTTAGAGGGTATTATAATTGAGGTTTTTCATTGGTAAATACAATGATACAAcaattatatataatagatggcAGTAGAGGTGTTCCAGGTGAAACCACCCACTAAAAGATAGGGGTAAAGAAGTCCTAATTGTTGTTGGTAATCCATTGTGCCATAGGATAGGTCCAATAACTATAAAGATTAACctgatttgaagtaaatatCAAGCAAAAGTAAGTTTTTATTATCGGAATAGCCGGTAGGGAAGTCAGAGGATAAAGGAGACCATGAAAAGATGtttgttgcaattgttgttcctttatttttcattatttaattgtgtttcttttacttattctttacacacttttcccctttttttttttcacgagTTCCATTTTCAAATATGTCGGTGCCTCATATAATGTAGACGGATTATGTTGTGATTTGTTGTCAAATCCAAAAAACTTATAAAAGCAAATGCAATAATTaaggaaaaagatgaataattgatAGAGTGACCACTAACCGACCGATTAATTTCGTAGTTATTAGTTACAACATATACGATACAAGCATGATACAGGAAAGgttcttatatttatttaaaaaaataaatacagaCATAAGTAGTATTTTAAACACTACTATATATTAAGGATGTCCAAGCATATTTTTGCTGTTTATCAAATGGATATAGTTCAATATAAATCGTTAGACTAAAGTCTCATTGTCAACTCGAGAGTTTTCGTATGGATTATaccaatatttttatataagctTTCGATTTTTTTATCACACATCTTAATTGGAGTTGCAATGGTTGTGGCAGAAATCTAGCATGAGCTGTTATATCATACTTCGGTTGGTTAAAcaacatttttaaattttagtgtAAATTCAAACATCAATCTCTTGGGAAGTTAATGctggaaggggaaaaaaaaaaagtaataagtGAGAATTCTTATGACAAAATTGCATTTTTGGTACCTAATTTTATGGGTTGTAAATATTTGTCCTAATTTTTTGGAGTTGTGCATATAATGCGataacttttatatttttgtgCAAAACTAGGATCTCATCCCGACGATATTAAGTTTTGCAAGGAAAATTTTCCAGCTATTAACCTTTTTCAAAGGCTTAaagctcgttttcatcctttgttTTATTTAATAGAATCTACTCCTTCGTTCTCATATTAATTGTCAAGATTACTAAATATACTTgtcttttccaaaaaaatcaagatcaaattaattattttttatcctattttacttttaatattaagtgttcttgaaaataacCAATATTAATTAGAGTACAATTTATTGGAGAGACATAAGGGTAAGATAGTAAATTACACTTTTTATATATGATTTCTGAAGGTGcatataaaaggaaatatgtgtcaactaatatgggacggagggagtactagttAAGTCAAATCTTTAATAAACATGCAAATccttataatatgatatgaaattttgatttcttaaacTTAACAAGATTTACGTTAAAAGATTTATTTCTCTATGGGGTtgttttataggtgtataaaataaaattagatatGTTCCGAcgaaccaaaagaaaaaagaaaaaaaaaaagtttccgTTCTAGTAATTCTGCTAATTAAGACAACATCAAATGCTTCATTAAGTGCCTATTGCTTATCAGACATAAAAGCTATTTcatccataaaaaataaaatcacacAAGTCATACAAGAATGAGAACTTCTTTCTTGGTTCTCGACTATAAAATAAAGTACATTCAAGTATTTTTGAATTAGTTGAGATATAACTTCATTTTGCAAAAACAGAAAAACTTTAttgtaaatatttataaaatagaataataaatttaatattatatttacatgatttgtatttatattaaaGGTATGGCGTTAATTGATGAGTTTTACTTGCACATGACATTTCATTCAAAACTTAACCAACCTTTTCAATTCCTATCTACCCTATATCAAATGCTTTTAGTAATTCAAAACCAACATATGGAAAAATTGGTTCATTTTAGAAAGTTGAAGTGCTTAGTTGTCCCAAAATAGTTGAAGCCTTGAAGGAGTAAATTACCATATAGAAATAATTGACAGCTTCATTTTATCCCTGAATGTTACCGATAAATCTAAAGTGTGATgcatattaaaaattaaataaatggaAAGCCTTAAAATATATGCAgagaaatttcttcaaatttcatttttttttctccttattACTACACTTGTACCTAGTTTGTcgaaccaaaaacaaaaaaaactagTTTGTGGCTGTAAAAAAATTTAGAGTGAACTACGTCaccttggaaaacattttctgtaTTGattaatagaattttttttcacatatTAGCTCCTTAAATTAGTAAAAGGGTTtgatttcaagaacattttctGTTTAAATTAAAGTTACAATTTCAACCACAACCAAAAGAGAAATACTGCTGACTAGGAAGTTGTTAACTTTTTAGTTGTCACTTATAAATGAAAAAAAGTACTCTATTAAATAGTGAATAAATGAAGCATTAGGTGACCTAAGTTGTTGGACGTGAGAGATGTCCAAGTCCAACAAATACTAATACGTCAGTCGTTGATGAACCTAAattctcctttttattttgatgcattttgttttctattttcttgTAGATGGTTAGTTCGATAGTTGTAACAGAGATAAAAAATACTGGgtgatttcttttcatttgttCTAGTCTTGGTGATGCAGTTACTCcggtccctcactgtaggggaGGTATTGCAGTATCCATGAAATTAACCGACGTCTGATAAATTGGCCAACACCatttgttattaaaaaaaaggttGTAAATATAGTCGATCACCTTGCAGCACAATGACACTACATTAGAggttttttccttctttctaaaACTATGGGTATTAGGGGAAAGAAAGGGAAGAGAGAAGGAACaagttaaaattgaaagtaGGATTTTTTCTATGTTGCTAAGATTTTTAAAGCGTGAAAAAAAAACCTTTgatcacctttctatatttttatgttAATTTAATGTCGTATCATGCTACTCGAGCTAATTAGTACATTCCTTAAAGATGCAAAAAGCCCTTATCCAAAAGACAAAGCCAACAGAAAGACGATGTTCAGAAGTGATAGTTGGTTGATGTTGGGGATCAAAGTGTAATCTTTAAACTCATGCCCCTTTTGCCCtccttttatttatcttttcatgaaaaagaaggTAGCAATTGAGTACAAAAACCACCAAAAATTGTAGTGGAGTGATGAATAATCCTTCATTCTTAGATCTCGAACTCGAATCATGAGAATAAAGTTGCCTTTAATAGAAAGCGTAATACCCTCAAGATGGGACTTCCCGCTACGAATGTGAATTAATCCCAGTATCGGGAATCGGTTACGAAACCAAAGATAAAAATTGAGTTCTAGATATAGCATAATAATAATTgtcaaaagataaataaaaaatattaaaaatcgtagttaaaacaaaaaaaagaccTTTTTAGTCTAAAATAATAAATTCTTCATAGTAACAATGAAACGGGGTTAATTGGTCAAAAGGATACTACTATCAATAATTAACGAGTTTTACATAACAAGTGAACTATATTTCTGAAACGCAATTAATGCTTGGCTAAGCATAAAACACCACTAGCATCATGAAAATTCAAATAGAAGAATCTGATTAGTCAGAGGAAACAAGTCAAGTAGTCCATTTTCAACCAATTGATATATTGACcaagtttatattttttagttCTAACGTCTTTTTCTTCGAGCCAATTGATCGTCCAATTATTGCCTAAAATGAGTAAGTGATCGTTGCAAATATATAATACCCACCACGAGATGACATATTCCACAGGAAACAGTATAGGAGTAAGAATAATTATCTAGTGAGCCTAAATCTTGTTACTGTGCTGAATATGTTGTGAATTTTGCGTTTAAAGTAAAATAGTTATGAACTAAAGGTTGTATTCAAGGTTAAGAAGACACAAGGATTGATGATCACTTGGTTGTTTATTAATGGTCTTTATTTCCAATTACCAATTACTACTATTTTACATTAAGTAATGAGCTTATCCAAACCTATTGAGGTTTATTAAACCGCAATTAAATTACCAAATGGAAAGATTAATTATATATAGCTATCCCTAGCTTAATCCAATACATTGAGTTAAGCAATTCCTTGAATCGCCTAATTCCTTGTCAATTAGTTTATGCCTATCTTAATTCTACTTTTCCAAGTGAGTATCAAGATAAATAAGGCGTAAATAAGCAGAGGCGGGTCTAGGACTAAAACTCTATGAGTTTAACCTTTTAAGATTTTTAGCTTGAACCCATcgtattttaaaagttatgggttcatgtctactatttattgcaattttaataaatttttacacataaatttatgtttcGCGTCgaaagttaggggttcaattgaatctcCACTTAGAATGGTACATCCGCCACTATAGATAAGTGTTGACCACTACTCATTACAATTTAAGCATGAAATTGATCAATTAATCGTATACAAGCAATAAGTAGTAagcaaaacataatcatatcatagctAAAGGGTTAGGATtggtgaaaaaaaattgaaacacaAATTAAGAACATGTATTGGAAAGCGCTTGGGACCCCCCTGAACTTGCAACTTTTTATACAGTGCACACCTAAACTATGCGGAGGATTAAAAACCCCCCTGAACTTGCAACTTTAAGTGTCCACACCCCCTTAAGTGTCCACACCCCTCAGCCGTGTAAACACGCGCTGTACACGGTGTAAAAAATGCTGATGTGGTTGTCCACGTAGATATCCACGTAGATAATTACAACCCGACCCAAGTTACCCatttattttaactttaaactaaACATTGGGATTTAAACCTCTTTATCTGTCAAAATTTCAACCCTCACCGATGGTTTGTCTCCCTCATATGTTCTCCCCCAAAAATCAGAGTTAGGGTTTACTTGTAAGTGAGCAATTTCTAAGTGATTCCGGTCTCTTTTAGGTTATTTTGTGATCTTCTTAGTGATTCCGATCCATTGCTGCTGTTGCTTCAATTGTTGCTTCGATTTTCAACATTTTGGCTGAAATTCTTACAAGGTAAG
Coding sequences within it:
- the LOC132034224 gene encoding serine/threonine-protein kinase-like protein CCR4; the protein is MAQKTHLFFSLVFFMSLCFPLISCLSTIAISKTSNQTLVCALISNSSSPQESSLNCTSFPQGIQIPLNPSISFTGIVGGNGFLCGLTSSETSIMVCWRFSNNGTNLTYKRIYVGPLLTNLDSGNSHICGIVNGTSNLQCWQWHEFNSSNNSNITSNLAVGQDFVCGLKPFGQIQCLGSFINVTDANAIPSGNYTEIAAGSQHVCAISKNGSLSCWGNIVGEKPVGQFKSLALGDNRSCALRSNGSVFCWGENGFSLPSSLSDTSFERLVAKQDVFCGILTSNFSLFCWGNDIFNSNPAVFNGVEVVPGPCIRNTCPCSPLPNYARFCDQGLMICSHCSPIVNGSGPSPPPSPSQSTGRSDLWNRRNVAFLVVGCVGSLMILSVLIILFLKYCKIRGCRVHDSGRLDESGVGTPPQQGIQTSQVQDQLGPHQTPVLEKRLSQLFSMGNGGHLEEFSLQVLLQATNNFSDEHKVGTGSFGSVYRATLEDGREVAIKRAEASASSSYAGGTKYRQEDKDSAFLNELEFLSRLNHKNLVRLLGYCEDSNERVLIFEYMNNGTLHDHLHRLETSPLTSWTARIKVALDAARGVEYLHEYAVPAVIHRDIKSSNVLLDTSLNTKVSDFGLSLMGPQEDETHLSLRAAGTVGYMDPEYYRLQQLTTKSDVYSFGVMMLELLSGYKAIHKNENGVPRNVVDFVVPYIVQDEIHRVLDRRVPPPTPFEIEAVSYVGYLAADCTALEGRDRPKMTEIVNSLERALQACLATPNFSRSNTDSST